CTGCAACTGGCCTTCCTTTGAGGATGTCTGAGATTTCATCCCTGATCTTGTCTTGAACATGTGGATGATTGACTAACTCAGCAATGGCCCATTCCATGGACCACAGAGTTGTTTCAATTGCTGCAACATTGATGTTCTCCACAATGTATAGCACATTTTCTTTACtgatttctcctttcatttcagCATCAATTATGTGATCGATGGCACAGCTTATCTTATGCTTTTCTCCATTTTCAGCCATTAATTTCCTGCGTCAAGTCAGAGTTGATGGTTTATATTTCTTTAAACAAGAAGTTGCAGTCACATACACCACAGGAAAACGTAAAAAAGAATTCCACCCTCCTACATTTTTCTTTCAGATACATAAACATACCACGAATGCTAACTGTAGAGCCATGTTTTTTAATTTAGAGATTTTAGCATCaagaagaaaccagaaaaaaagTTGAGAAGTTTCTAATGTTATTTGAAAGGAAGTGAACCTTTTTAAAGACGAAAAAGCATAACTTATTACCTTCTTTTCTCAACGTAATAATTGTTGAAAAATGCAAGTCTTCTCCTCTGCAAGTCCCTGCACCTCTTCAGGTACCCTCTTAAGAATGGTCTGAGCAATGGAATAAAATCTCCATAATTGTACTCAAAACTCTGAGCCAAACGGCTTCTCTCTGAATTGAACTGAGTTGCTTCAATGAACATAGGATCAGTCTGTGAATCAAATTTTGCATCAAACATCATCCTGTACATGATATTATATAGCATCAACTGCAAACGCTTCCTGATAACAATGCCTTGTGTTCTCACTCTTTCATCAGTTCTCAAGTCACGAACAACCAAGTCCATTTCATCTTCCCACATGTCACTATACTGATGAACAACCTTGTTAGTGAAAAATGGGAGAGTCATTATTCGTCGCATTTTTCGCCAATGTTCACCATAGATGGTGAACACCATGTCTTGGCCATTGCCTGTGAAAATATCAAACACAACGTTTCTGGGGCGAGAACCGAATTCTACACCTTGTGCGTGTAGAACTTGGTTTGCTAGCTCAGGATTTGATACTACCACTAAGTTTTTCGAGCCAAGCTTGAGCAAGAAGACAGGACCATATTTTTTTGACATCTCAGCTAGGAGACGATGGTTCAAGTCATTGCCTACTTGAAGCCAATTGCCAAATATGGGAATGGAAAGCGGCCCTGGTGGGAGTCCAGTTGATTTTTTCGGGCGTAGAAGGTGAATGACCAAAACAAGTAATGGGATGGTAAGAAAAAGGGATTTAAGAGGCAAAGAAATGGAAAAGTGGGTGCAGAACTGATTGATGCCTGTGAGAAGTGCAACTGTAATGACAGTGCAAATAATGGAATTCTTGAGAAGTTTGCCCATGTTGTAATAGGGATAGGAAACTGATCAGTACGAGGAAGGAAAGGTAAGGACATTGAGTTTATATATGACTAATGTAAGTGGGTTTGGAAGGTAGGTATCCGCTGGTTTTAGGAAAATCCACGGGCTTGCTTATGAATCTGGTTAGGAGAATGAAATACCATTTTCTCAAGTCAAATTTGGTGGTTGCACTTGCAGGTTTGGTAGTTGAAGTGCCTCTCCAAGGCCATCCATCTTTGTACAAAGTCTTGAAACAATTCAAACTTGCGTTTCTACAATTTGCGTGGAAATCACACGAGGAACTAGATAATTTCTTGCCGGTTTTTACCTTAATTTGGCTTTGGTGGAGGAAATAAATTTAAGTACTTGTGAAACTGAGATCAACAATCAGATAtgtattagatgctcatatcaTATGTTGGTCTTTTGTTCCATGGGCTTGAATCACATTTTATACCAACTCTAATTCTCAGTATGTGATGGATATGGATTGAATATTGTTGATATCAAGTCAATGGCAAGAGAGTATTACACCTATACCACAGCAAAAACTATGCATGACATGGTTGAACACAAGAAAAAGGAATCCGTTTGTTTGAGTGTAAAACTTATTCCTGacgaaaagaaaagattttgaatgaaaattacttcattgaaaaaaaaaatttcttttccctTGATTGTCATGTGTTTGGTGCACTTTCCCGGAAAATGTTCCACAAAACAAAAGCCCAAGACAAGATTAGGTTCCTCTATTACGTCTGTGTAGTTATATATAGGGTTAATCACAATTAATCCCCTTAAGGTATACCCCATTTTTCACTTAACCCCCTATAGGATAAAATTACCCttccattattttgacttttcatttatcttTTTTCGTctcttttatttccttttctctttctcctttcttctctctttcatcttTTCCAATAGAAAACTCCATCTCAACAGAAATTTTTATCTTGAATTTGTAATTGCATTTCTGGGTGAAGGTTTAAAAagtattaaaaattaattttgattttttgtatgctGCCACATGTCACaattttcaattgatgattattgatcaggtcacaatttcatcttatgatattttcttgagaataacatgagaaactaaaaagaaaagaggaaaaaccaaaattaaaagaatcgaaaggctaaaaaaattgtattttaggaaagtgatttgaatatattgtaatcatttaaggagaaaatagatctctgcaattcctcttttttaatttcaatcattaagatgAAGATTTTTTTATGGGAAAGAGGAATaattaaagaaagaagaaagagacaaagaaaatgaaggagcacaaaaggggaaaggaaaaaaataaaagagaaaaataagagtTTAGAATAATAGAGGGATAATTTTATCTAATGGAGGATAAAGTGAgacaaaaaaaatgattagGTGATAAAGTGAGAAATGAGGTATACTTTAAGGGTATTAATTGTGATTAACCCTTATATAGATTTTGGTATGGAAGGAACGGAACAGTGTCAAGAAAGGTGAGGAAGAGGGGACGGCGAGAAGCTTCAAGAGATTACGGGGAAATAACTTCAGTACATCCCATGCGTAAGTTATTTTACAGCCCCGTGGGCGTAAATTGTTTTACACTGGAAAAAATTTTCCCGGACAGCCAAACAACGGAAATTTCAGCCAGAAAATGTTTTCGGTCCAAACAAACagatgaatatatatatatgaaagtagCTATTTTAATCACAGTGTTTCTCACTCTTACGTGACATGCCTAATTGAAGAGAATTAATGGGTTATGAGTCACTTAG
The Coffea arabica cultivar ET-39 chromosome 6c, Coffea Arabica ET-39 HiFi, whole genome shotgun sequence genome window above contains:
- the LOC113692727 gene encoding cytochrome P450 CYP73A100-like — its product is MGKLLKNSIICTVITVALLTGINQFCTHFSISLPLKSLFLTIPLLVLVIHLLRPKKSTGLPPGPLSIPIFGNWLQVGNDLNHRLLAEMSKKYGPVFLLKLGSKNLVVVSNPELANQVLHAQGVEFGSRPRNVVFDIFTGNGQDMVFTIYGEHWRKMRRIMTLPFFTNKVVHQYSDMWEDEMDLVVRDLRTDERVRTQGIVIRKRLQLMLYNIMYRMMFDAKFDSQTDPMFIEATQFNSERSRLAQSFEYNYGDFIPLLRPFLRGYLKRCRDLQRRRLAFFNNYYVEKRRKLMAENGEKHKISCAIDHIIDAEMKGEISKENVLYIVENINVAAIETTLWSMEWAIAELVNHPHVQDKIRDEISDILKGRPVAESNLHELPYLQATVNETLRLHTPIPLLVPHMNLEEAKLRNYTIPKESKVVVNAWWLANNPAWWKSPHEFRPERFLQEENGTEAAVAGGKVDFRYLPFGMGRRSCPGIILALPILGLIIAKLVTEFEMQAPPGVEKIDVREKGGQFSLHIAEHSTVVFKPVKA